In Desertifilum tharense IPPAS B-1220, the DNA window ATTTTCTTTAAGCAGTTGTGTGGTTAATTCATGAATATGAGATTGAGCGACTAATAGGCGATGAATATCGAGCAGTCGGTATTCGGTTTCGCTTAATTGCACGACGATTGGCTCGTAAAGATATTCTGGCGATCGCTGTAACGAACGACGCGCAGCATCGACAATTAGGGTATTGCCTGGAAACATCAAAACTTGCAGTTGGTTCTCCGCCAGACGGTGCAGGGTGTGGATCGGGCGTTTGAGAAATAATTCTAAACCATAGGGGCGGCTGAGGTGTTCTAAGAATCGCCGCCGCGAAATCATGCCGACAAATTTCTCTTTGTCAGTTAAAATTGCACCGGGTAAAAGCGGATTGGCTTCTAAGGTTCTTTTGACTTCTTGTCCGAGTTGAGACAACTCAACCTGAAACCGATAAAGCGGTAGCTGTTGCAGCGTTGATTCTAAGGTAAGATTCATCCCTTCGTTTTCTGTGTAAGAAACAACGGGCGGATAAGGGCGTTGAATTTTAACTACCATAAAGGTTCAGCGATTAAGGTAAAACCGGCTCCTTTAGCATAAGCAATTTAAAACAGGGTTTGAACTTAAAACCGGATTCTTTTTAAGACTTTTAAGATCCGCAACCCCGCATCGGGAGGCTCTTAAACTGGTCTTAAACTATTAACCTGAATTTAAACTTTGGGAGCGGCAGAAAAAAGCGATGGATTAACTCATTGAGGGACTTAAAACAACGCGATCGCGCCCTTGTTTTTTAGCAGCATACAAAGCGGCGTCTGCGGCTAAAATCAGATGAGAAGCGCCTGCATTCCCAAACGGAACTGTTGTGGCAACCCCAATACTCAGACGGACAAAACCACAAGGGGAATGGGGATGGGCAATTTCTAAAGCCTGAATCTCAGCCTGAATAATTTTAGCCACTTGTACGGCTCCGGTTGCTCCAGTATTCGGTAAAATGACTGCAAACTCCTCGCCGCCATAGCGAGCCACCAGATCGGCGGGCCGCTTCACGGCTTGGCAAATGGCTTTAGCAACCGCCTGCAAACAGCGATCGCCCGCTTGATGACCGTAGGTGTCGTTGTACAGTTTGAAATAGTCTACATCACAGAGGATTAGCGAGAGGGAAATCCCCTCCCGCGCTAGGCGATGCCATTCGCGATCGAGGTATTGATCGAAGCGCCGTCGGTTCGCAAGCTGGGTTAAAGCATCCAGACAGGCGAGGCGTTCTAACTCTTGATTGGCAGTTTCTAAATCGCGATAGAGTTGGTTGAGCAGTTGCGTGGTGAGTTTGAGAATTTTAGATTGGCTCACCAGCAGTTGTTGGGCGTCTAGCAAGCGATAGCAATGGGATGATAATTTCACCACCAGCGGTTCGTACAGTAAATCGGGCGATCGCTCTAAGGCTAAACTCGCGGCTTCTGTAATTGCCATTGTCCCTGGTACCACCAAAGCCTCCTTCCCGGCGAACCGATGCAGAATCTTTAACGGACGCTTGAGAAACAACTCTAAACCGTAGGGACGACTCATCTGTTCGAGAAAACGCTGTCGCGAGATTAGACCGAAGAATTGTCCCCCCTCAGTTAAAATCGCTCCAGGTAACAAACGATTCGCCTCAAACGCCCTGGCAACTTCTATACCCACTTGCTCAACTTCCATCTGGCAGTTGTGGAGCGATAGCTCTTGGAGTGTAGAATTTTGAGAAAGCTCAGGCATAAAATTAAGCACGCTCGCAACGATCTGACACTCAATATCGAGAGGGTTTCGGTTCTAGGAGGAAGCAGACTCCGGTGAAGTGTTGAGTTGCACCTCGGCTGAGGAAACAACCTGAGATTCGTTTTCCTCGTTCAGCGCTGCTTCCAAGTTGGCTAAGAGCAGTTTGAGTTTCATCCGCCCCACATAAGGCCATCCCCCATTCGCTTCAATTTCTCGTAAAAAGTTATAAAGCTCTTGGCGGTTATTGGGTAGAGCCTCTTGAAACACGCTATCTCGAATTTCTTGGTGAACCGCTTCTAGCGATCGCAGCAAGTGAAGCAACGCCCACGCATCCCCGCGACTCTGTTGAGCCAGTTGGTGGATGCTATCGGTTGCTTGTTGCAGTTGGTCTTGCCAGGTTTCTAGAGGAGAACCTATCCCATTATTCATCAGCAGCTCCTTGGGAAAACACCCACCTCGCACAGCAGGTGAGTGTCATTGAATCT includes these proteins:
- a CDS encoding GGDEF domain-containing protein yields the protein MPELSQNSTLQELSLHNCQMEVEQVGIEVARAFEANRLLPGAILTEGGQFFGLISRQRFLEQMSRPYGLELFLKRPLKILHRFAGKEALVVPGTMAITEAASLALERSPDLLYEPLVVKLSSHCYRLLDAQQLLVSQSKILKLTTQLLNQLYRDLETANQELERLACLDALTQLANRRRFDQYLDREWHRLAREGISLSLILCDVDYFKLYNDTYGHQAGDRCLQAVAKAICQAVKRPADLVARYGGEEFAVILPNTGATGAVQVAKIIQAEIQALEIAHPHSPCGFVRLSIGVATTVPFGNAGASHLILAADAALYAAKKQGRDRVVLSPSMS